Genomic segment of Dehalogenimonas alkenigignens:
CAGCGTAACCGCGCCCGGCTGGCCGAGGCGGCCAAGGTCATCGCCGTGGGCAAGATGTCCGGCGCCGTCGGCACCTACGCCACCGTGCCGCCGGAAGTCGAGGAATTCGCTTGCGAAAAGCTGGGCTTGATGCCGGCGCCGGTTTCCAACCAGGTCATTCAACGCGACCGCCACGCCCAGTTCATGACCACCCTGGCCATAATCGGCGGCTCACTGGAGAAGTTTGCCACCGAGATCCGCGCCCTGCAGAAGACCGAGGTGCGAGAGGCTGAAGAGCCCTTTGGCGCCGGCCAGACCGGTTCTTCAGCTATGCCCCACAAGCGCAACCCGGAACTGTGCGAGCGGGTCACGGGCATCGCCCGGCTGCTCCGCGGCTACGCGGTGACCTCATTGGAGAACATCGCCCTGTGGCACGAGCGGGACATCTCGCACTCGTCAACGGAACGGGTCATCCTGCCCGACGCCTGCCTGGTTCTCGACTACGCGCTCAATATCTTCACCTCGGTCATCAAGGGCATGACCGTCTTCCCGCAGCGCATGCGCCAGAACATGGACCTGACCCGCGGTCTGCTGTTCTCGCAGCGAGTGCTTTTGGCGCTTATCGACAAAGGATTGTCCCGCCAGGCTGCCTATAAACTGGTGCAGCGAAACGCTATGGCCGCCTGGACCGGCGAAGGCAACTTCATGGATCTTTTAAAAGCCGACGCCGAGGTCGCCGCGGCGCTGCCCCCGGTTGAACTGGAAAAGGTCTTCGATTACAAGTTCTACACCCGCCACGTCGACGACATTTTCAAGCGCTTGGGCTTGACCGCCGCCCAGTGGAAATCCCGCGCCGAGTCCGGTCCGGAAAAACTGTCGCCGCAGTCTTTATAAAACAAGATGTCTCATGCTGGACCAGAACAAAGAGACACGGCTTATCGTGCGCTCCCTGGAATACTGAAGAGGTAATTACATGACCGACAACCAGGTCGTTCTCAAGACCGACCTCCCCCTGAAACGTTTCATCTCCGGCAAAGTCCGCGATACTTACGACCTGGGGGAACACCTTCTCATCGTAGTCACCGACCGCGTGTCGGCTTTCGACGTCGTCTTGCCAGCCGGCATCCCGGACAAAGGCCGCGTCTTGAACCTCATCTCCGCCTTCTGGTTCGGCAAAACGAAAAACATCATTTCCAACCATGTCGTCGCTGTCATCGAGGACGTGAGGCAACTCGACGAGTTCATCCCGGAGGCGCAGCGCTTCGACTACCCCAAATACCTTGAGGGCCGGTCGATGGTGGTT
This window contains:
- the purB gene encoding adenylosuccinate lyase translates to MIERYSRSQMKKVWNDENKFAKWLEVEIAVCEAWAKEGVVPREALPKIKMARLNLKRMEALLKETHHDMTAFLGAVAESLGEESRFIHLGLTSSDVMDTATSLQLVEASAILADDVKDLIAALGKRALEHKYTVMAGRTHGVHAEPITFGLKLALWMEEMQRNRARLAEAAKVIAVGKMSGAVGTYATVPPEVEEFACEKLGLMPAPVSNQVIQRDRHAQFMTTLAIIGGSLEKFATEIRALQKTEVREAEEPFGAGQTGSSAMPHKRNPELCERVTGIARLLRGYAVTSLENIALWHERDISHSSTERVILPDACLVLDYALNIFTSVIKGMTVFPQRMRQNMDLTRGLLFSQRVLLALIDKGLSRQAAYKLVQRNAMAAWTGEGNFMDLLKADAEVAAALPPVELEKVFDYKFYTRHVDDIFKRLGLTAAQWKSRAESGPEKLSPQSL